Proteins found in one Zea mays cultivar B73 chromosome 1, Zm-B73-REFERENCE-NAM-5.0, whole genome shotgun sequence genomic segment:
- the LOC100283273 gene encoding uncharacterized protein isoform X1: MARCLALVSLLLLGLASAASAADAPFVVAHKKVSLSRPKPGVERVAVSLDLYNQGSATAYDVSLNDDSWPTQAFELVTGEKSKTLERLDPGATATHTYVLETKTQGRFQGSPAIITYRVPTKTALQAYSTPIFPLDILAERLPEKKFEWAKRLVAKYGSLVSVVSFVGLFIYLVASPSKSSSKGSKKRR; this comes from the exons ATGGCGCGGTGCCTCGCGCTCGTCTCCCTCCTTCTCCTCGGCCTCGCCTCCGCCGCCTCCGCTGCCGATGCGCCCTTTGTCGTCGCGCACAAGAAGGTTTCGCTCTCCCGCCCCAAGCCGGGCGTCGAGCGCGTCGCCGTCTCCCTCGACCTCTACAACCAGGGATCCGC GACTGCCTATGATGTGTCACTTAATGACGACTCTTGGCCAACACAAGCATTTGAGCTTGTCACTGGAGAGAAATCGAAGACATTGGAAAGGCTTGACCC TGGTGCCACTGCTACACACACATATGTCCTGGAGACCAAAACACAGGGCAGGTTCCAGGGTTCACCAGCTATTATTACGTACCGTGTTCCCACAAAGACTGCTCTTcag GCCTACTCAACTCCCATCTTCCCACTGGATATTCTCGCTGAGAGACTTCCTGAGAAGAAGTTTGAATGG GCTAAG AGGCTTGTGGCGAAATATGGGTCACTTGTGTCTGTTGTCTCATTTGTTGGATTGTTTATCTACCTCGTTGCGAGCCCGTCGAAGAGCAGCTCAAAAGGAAGCAAGAAGAGACGTTGA
- the LOC100283273 gene encoding uncharacterized protein LOC100283273 precursor: protein MARCLALVSLLLLGLASAASAADAPFVVAHKKVSLSRPKPGVERVAVSLDLYNQGSATAYDVSLNDDSWPTQAFELVTGEKSKTLERLDPGATATHTYVLETKTQGRFQGSPAIITYRVPTKTALQEAYSTPIFPLDILAERLPEKKFEWAKRLVAKYGSLVSVVSFVGLFIYLVASPSKSSSKGSKKRR from the exons ATGGCGCGGTGCCTCGCGCTCGTCTCCCTCCTTCTCCTCGGCCTCGCCTCCGCCGCCTCCGCTGCCGATGCGCCCTTTGTCGTCGCGCACAAGAAGGTTTCGCTCTCCCGCCCCAAGCCGGGCGTCGAGCGCGTCGCCGTCTCCCTCGACCTCTACAACCAGGGATCCGC GACTGCCTATGATGTGTCACTTAATGACGACTCTTGGCCAACACAAGCATTTGAGCTTGTCACTGGAGAGAAATCGAAGACATTGGAAAGGCTTGACCC TGGTGCCACTGCTACACACACATATGTCCTGGAGACCAAAACACAGGGCAGGTTCCAGGGTTCACCAGCTATTATTACGTACCGTGTTCCCACAAAGACTGCTCTTcag GAGGCCTACTCAACTCCCATCTTCCCACTGGATATTCTCGCTGAGAGACTTCCTGAGAAGAAGTTTGAATGG GCTAAG AGGCTTGTGGCGAAATATGGGTCACTTGTGTCTGTTGTCTCATTTGTTGGATTGTTTATCTACCTCGTTGCGAGCCCGTCGAAGAGCAGCTCAAAAGGAAGCAAGAAGAGACGTTGA